In Colletotrichum higginsianum IMI 349063 chromosome 3, whole genome shotgun sequence, a genomic segment contains:
- a CDS encoding Calcineurin subunit b produces the protein MGNTTSAVLDNIVQGSNFDREEVDRLRKRFMKLDKDNSGTIERDEFLSLPQISSNPLATRMIAIFDEDGGGDVDFQEFVSGLSAFSSKGNKEQKLRFAFKVYDIDRDGYISNGELFIVLKMMVGSNLKDQQLQQIVDKTIMEADLDKDGKISFEEFTKMVENTDVSMSMTLDTF, from the exons ATGGGCAACACTACCAGTGCCGTGTTGGACAACATTGTCCAGGGGTCCAACT TCGACAGAGAGGAGGTTGACCGTCTAAGGAAACGTTTCATGAAGCTGGACAAG GACAACTCCGGCACGATCGAGCGCGACGAGTTCCTCAGTCTCCCCCAGATTTCCTCCAACCCGCTAGCGACGAG AATGATTGCCATCTTTGatgaggacggcggcggcgacgttgacTTCCAGGAGTTTGTGTCTGGCCTCAGCGCCTTCTCAAGCAAGGGCAACAAAGAGCAGAAGCTGCGCTTCGCCTTCAAGGTGTACGACATTGACCGCGACGGCTACATCAGCAACGGCGAGCTCTTCATCGTGCTCAAGATGATGGTTGGCAGTAACCTTAAGGaccagcagctgcagcagatTGTCGACAAGACCATCATGGAGGCAGACCtggacaaggacggcaagatcaGCTTCGAGGAGTTCACTAAGATGGTGGAGAACACGGATGTCAGCATGAGCATGACCTTGG ATACATTTTAA
- a CDS encoding Enhancer of polycomb-like protein — MSTRKVRVKKLSVKTLLPVLREDDIDAAEYESLTTETQIATGVEAAEETEYHLQSILKEAGTSNDQEIPVPPPQESQINYDQLYPSHFQQPTSYIRFSQTVEECIGVSYDMTTEDDEFLRQYNSTKKTVASQLSEDDFERIMEVFEETASEQTPFASIDNTVVGYDLMVPSLTSLGGNKLMGHAKHVYEHWKSRRQALGNKPIHPSVRFETHQESDEADPYVCFRRREARQTRKTRQRDVQSAEKLKRLRRELEDGRQLIIQSYEREMLKRELLTFDRAIFEQRAKLKEMKVKLGIKTEDEDLINHKVYNAPHDPKIRELMLTGAQPPKKKPAEVPALQKPPGNHLRIAVRPDGRSMEADLLQLADKLAEKENELRADVESKVHNHRKWNQNHVDLTRDPLSPVKEQGMEASFRPAKTQYLMTPPASTSSESDAMDVDDETEPIVDRNNMPLFQFKAGGKEKPSCSQPAFRRRIGRLGRLWIDRRGMTTPPRVEEGEEYTDRWKYDQDDEDETPVYEVDPYDTRALKFRATIPLSQYVYQRRQLPPEGLVNGSVPPQAAGVAGSRPALPQPPTPQAQVALQQQQQLQQQQQQQQQRHPSQSSPPAQAAPAQAAPAQAAPS, encoded by the exons ATGTCTACTAGGAAAGTCCGAGTCAAGAAGTTGAGCGTCAAGACGCTTCTTCCCGTTCTCAGAGAGGACGATATCGACGCTGCAGAGTACGAATCTTTGACTACCGAAACCCAGATCGCGACCGGTGTCGAGGCAGCCGAGGAAACA GAATACCATCTCCAATCCATCCTAAAAGAGGCCGGTACCAGCAATGACCAAGAAATTCCTGTTCCGCCTCCTCAGGAGAGCCAGATCAACTATGATCAACTCTACCCGAGTCATTTCCAGCAGCCCACCTCTTACATCCGTTTCTCGCAAACCGTCGAGGAATGTATAGGAGTTTCCTATGACATGACTACGGAAGACGATGAATTCTTGAGGCAGTACAATTCCACCAAGAAGACCGTGGCTTCCCAGTTGTCGGAAGATGATTTCGAACGCATCATGGAAGTGTTTGAGGAGACTGCCTCCGAACAGACCCCCTTCGCATCAATAGACAACACTGTGGTTGGCTATGACCTGATGGTTCCCTCACTTACCTCGCTTGGCGGCAACAAGCTCATGGGACATGCCAAGCATGTGTATGAGCACTGGAAGTCGCGTCGGCAAGCGCTTGGCAACAAACCCATCCACCCTAGCGTCAGGTTCGAGACGCACCAGGAGAGTGACGAGGCCGATCCTTATGTCTGCTTCAGACGTCGCGAGGCCAGACAGACGCGCAAGACTAGGCAGAGAGATGTCCAGAGCGCCGAGAAACTCAAGCGACTTCGCAGAGAACTCGAGGACGGACGCCAACTCATCATTCAGTCCTATGAGCGTGAGATGCTCAAGCGTGAACTCCTCACCTTTGACCGCGCCATCTTCGAGCAGAGGGCCAAGCTTAAGGAGATGAAGGTCAAGCTCGGTATCAAAACCGAAGACGAAGACCTCATCAACCACAAGGTATACAATGCCCCCCACGACCCAAAGATCCGGGAACTGATGCTGACGGGAGCACAGCCTCCAAAGAAGAAGCCTGCAGAAGTGCCTGCTCTGCAAAAGCCGCCTGGCAACCATCTCCGCATTGCCGTGCGTCCAGATGGTCGGTCCATGGAGGCAGACCTATTGCAGTTGGCGGATAAGCTTGCTGAAAAGGAGAATGAGTTGCGGGCAGATGTTGAAAGCAAGGTCCACAACCACAGAAAGTGGAACCAAAACCATGTGGACCTCACCCGAGATCCCTTATCCCCGGTCAAGGAACAGGGTATGGAGGCCAGCTTCCGACCCGCTAAGACTCAGTACCTCATGACGCCTCCCGCTTCCACATCATCGGAGTCGGATGCCATGGATGTCGATGATGAGACAGAGCCGATTGTCGATAGAAACAACATGCCGCTGTTCCAGTTCAAGGCGGGCGGTAAGGAGAAGCCTTCCTGTAGCCAGCCAGCGTTCCGTCGCCGTATTGGACGGCTGGGTCGTTTGTGGATCGACCGTCGGGGAATGACAACGCCCCCGAgggtggaggagggtgaggaGTATACCGACCGATGGAAGTATgaccaagacgacgaggacgagacgCCGGTGTACGAGGTCGACCCGTACGACACTCGGGCGTTAAAGTTCCGGGCCACCATCCCGTTGTCTCAGTACGTCTACCAGCGTCGGCAACTCCCACCTGAGGGTCTAGTCAATGGTTCGGTACCCCCGCAAGCAGCTGGAGTAGCTGGCAGCAGACCGGCACTGCCGCAGCCTCCGACGCCGCAGGCTCAAGTCGCActgcagcaacaacagcaattgcagcagcagcagcagcagcagcagcaacggcacCCATCGCAGTCGTCACCACCAGCTCAAGCCGCACCAGCTCAAGCCGCGCCAGCTCAAGCCGCCCCCTCATGA
- a CDS encoding Glycoprotease: MSNITRRPPKRPLDADTTTQPPPPPPMTVTESPSKLTTVTMTKKRGLLALGCEGSANKLGIGVMLHNGAESTILSNIRHTFVSPPGTGFLPKDTAKHHRAHFVQLARRALRDAGVAPADLDCVCFTKGPGMGAPLTSVAVAARTLSLLWDKPLVGVNHCVGHIEMGRTITGAQNPVVLYVSGGNSQVIAYAEQRYRIFGETLDIAVGNCLDRFARTLEISNDPAPGYNIEQLAKQGTRLLELPYAVKGMDCSFSGILAFADILAAQMKAAQDKGEDTFTPADLCFSLQETVFAMLVEITERAMAHVGSNQVLIVGGVGCNERLQEMMGEMAKERGGSVYATDERFCIDNGIMIAHAGLLAYETGFRTPLEDSSCTQRFRTDEVHIKWRE, from the coding sequence ATGAGCAACATCACCCGACGCCCCCCAAAGAggcccctcgacgccgacacaACTACGcaaccgccgccaccaccaccgatGACGGTGACTGAATCCCCCTCTAAGCTGACGACAGTAACCATGACTAAAAAGCGaggcctcctcgccctcggctGCGAAGGCTCCGCCAACAAGCTCGGCATCGGTGTGATGCTCCACAACGGCGCCGAGTCCACCATCCTCTCCAACATCCGGCACACCTTCGTCTCTCCCCCAGGCACGGGCTTCCTGCCCAAGGACACGGCCAAGCACCACCGCGCCCATTTTGTACAGCTTGCCCGCCGCGCCctccgcgacgccggcgtcgctcccgccgacctcgactgCGTCTGCTTCACAAAGGGCCCCGGCATGGGCGCGCCCCTGACATCGGTTGCCGTCGCTGCCCGTACTCTGAGCCTGCTTTGGGACAAgcccctcgtcggcgtcaacCACTGCGTTGGCCACATCGAGATGGGCCGCACCATCACCGGCGCCCAGAACCCCGTCGTGCTGTATGTCAGCGGCGGCAACAGCCAAGTCATCGCCTACGCCGAACAGCGGTACCGTATCTTCGGCGAGACCCTTGACATCGCCGTGGGCAACTGCCTCGACCGCTTCGCCCGCACCCTAGAGATTAGCAACGACCCGGCTCCGGGCTACAACATCGAGCAGCTCGCCAAGCAGGGGACGCGGCTGCTCGAATTGCCATACgccgtcaagggcatggACTGCTCGTTCTCGGGCATCTTGGCCTTTGCGGACATCCTAGCGGCGCAGATGAAGGCGGCCCAGGACAAGGGTGAGGACACGTTTACGCCGGCGGACCTGTGCTTCTCGCTGCAAGAAACCGTGTTCGCGATGCTGGTTGAGATCACAGAGCGGGCCATGGCTCACGTCGGTAGCAACCAGGTGCTGAtcgttggcggcgttggctGCAACGAGCGCCTGCAGGAGATGATGGGCGAGATGGCCAAGGAGAGGGGCGGCAGCGTGTACGCCACCGACGAGAGGTTCTGCATCGACAATGGCATCATGATTGCGCACGCCGGTCTGTTGGCCTACGAGACGGGCTTTAGGACGCCGCTGGAGGACAGTTCTTGCACGCAACGCTTTAGGACAGACGAGGTTCACATTAAATGGAGAGAATGA
- a CDS encoding 5'-AMP-activated protein kinase: MGNNPSSSSKPATPVSSQDSPKHHHQHHKRESKHIIPPRSAERVAAPPEPSLTQAQGSTATKGPKPLQAIPISNFTTGSPSSNSSNSAPQPKPPESKNVVRDAPSKPVDVPAAAAATESSSLRSHYSAHMIEPALVGNSSVNDMSYLTRPPRMPLPIEEEIHTPGSPIIAPADANDASVAEVETLEDGMTRKSSALSTNTVEEEDGEELIVDKTRPTVPTRLEWRKGGGKIYVTGTIFQWNRKHRLHPVDGQPGVFAATIHILPGTHHVRFLVDGIMQTSPDLPTTVDFGNNLVNFIEVSADDLPAKAPVEPGKDGVASAATVDKGGVKTSASQADEQPKPPRGREVPSPSQYFQQIPKYLVDFDQPEDSPAYQYAVTAIEKLPTPPSLPGFLGKPILNAAVLMKDDNSVLNMPNHTVLNHLATSSIKNNILAVSATTRYKNKYVTTIIYKPTTTDD; this comes from the exons ATGGGGAACAacccctcgtcgtcgtccaagcCCGCGACGCCTGTCTCGTCACAGGACTCTCCcaagcaccaccaccaacaccataAGAGGGAATCCAAACACATCATTCCGCCCCGATCCGCTGAGCGAGTCGCTGCCCCGCCCGAACCCTCCCTCACCCAGGCACAAGGTTCCACGGCCACAAAGGGCCCCAAGCCTCTCCAGGCTATTCCAATTTCCAACTTCACCACCGGCTCTCCCTCGTCGAACTCGAGTAACTCCGCCCCGCAACCCAAGCCCCCCGAATCCAAGAACGTCGTCCGCGATGCGCCTAGTAAGCCCGTAGACgttcctgctgctgccgccgcgacCGAATCTTCCTCCCTCCGGTCCCATTACTCCGCCCACATGATCGAACCAGCCTTGGTCGGGAACAGCAGCGTGAACGACATGTCGTATCTGACACGTCCGCCGCGCATGCCGCTCCCCATCGAAGAAGAGATACACACTCCCGGCTCGCCCATTATCGCCCCCGCCGATGCCAACGATGCCAGCGTTGCCGAGGTGGAAACTCTCGAGGATGGCATGACTAGgaagtcgtcggcgctgAGCACGAACActgtcgaagaagaagacggcgaggagtTGATTGTCGATAAGACGAGGCCCACGGTGCCGACACGTCTCGAATGGCGTAAGGGAGGAGGCAAGATCTACGTCACGGGAACCATCTTCCAATGGAACCGCAAGCATAGATTACATCCTGT CGACGGGCAACCCGGCGTGTTTGCGGCGACGATTCACATCCTCCCAGGTACACATCATGTTAGGTTCCTGGTGGACGGAATAATGCAGACCTCGCCTGACCTGCCAACAACTGTGGATTTTGGAAACAATTTGGTCAACTTTATTGAAGTCAGCGCAGACGACCtgccggcgaaggcgccCGTTGAGCCTGGAaaggacggcgtcgcctcGGCAGCCACTGTTGACAAAGGCGGTGTCAAAACGTCTGCATCGCAAGCCGACGAGCAACCCAAGCCCCCTAGAGGCAGAGAGGTGCCATCGCCGAGCCAGTACTTTCAGCAGATACCCAAGTACCTGGTGGATTTCGACCAGCCCGAGGACTCGCCGGCATATCAGTACGCGGTGACGGCTATCGAGAAATTGCCGACTCCCCCCAGTTTACCTGGCTTCTTGGGCAAGCCCATTCTGAACGCTGCGGTGCTCATGAAGGACGACAACAGCGTTCTTAACATGCCCAACCATACTGTTCTCAACCATCTTGCAACCAGTAGCATCAAGAACAACATTCTGGCGGTCTCTGCCACAACACGCTATAAAAACAAG TACGTCACGACAATCATATATAAACCCACTACGACAGACGATTAG
- a CDS encoding Serine threonine-protein kinase bur-1, protein MDSGASNGGVSPRTFAMQHQRPRASFQGCSRITDYELLGKLGEGTFGEVHRAKSRKTNAHVALKKIIMHHEKDGFPITALREIKLLKLLSHKNILQLVDMAVEHPQRASKSLMLNYPSRQQQFLTRIVTGDKRKRPIMYMATPYMDHDLSGLLDNPSVHFTEPQIKCYMLQLLEGLRYLHENHILHRDMKAANLLINNKGILQIADFGLARHYEGPTPKPGHGAGEGKREYTGLVVTRWYRPPELLLHLKKYTTAIDVWGVGCVFGEMLVGKPILAGESDTHQLDIIWDLMGSPTPDNMPLFNTLPGAEAVVPRPRPGSLSSRFREHGTGAISLLKELLKLDWRSRINAGDALNHPYFKMAPMPAEPGDLPTFEDSHELDRRKFHDRQAKLPPAPKGGTVGMGPEAHGANAGFNNADAYNNRNGVNGTRHPNMPGGHRNGDERRPAWQRDRGLPPRPPPPEYVNGGPLDRDAFRDRDRDRRPRSRGGRAPDVDTYIPSYRDEAPRHREERPPRDRRRNSRDERWHDRDWDRRTRSRSRSPIRDRERDRDMYRR, encoded by the exons ATGGATTCCGGTGCTTCTAACGGCGGCGTCTCCCCTCGAACGTTTGCGATGCAGCATCAGCGGCCTAGGGCGAGTTTTCAGGGTTGCTCGCGAATCACCGACTATGAGCTCCTCGGCAAGCTGGGCGAGGGCACTTTCGG TGAGGTACATCGCGCGAAATCACGAAAGACAAACGCCCACGTTGCTCTCAAGAAAATCATCATGCATCATGAGAAAGATGGC TTCCCAATAACGGCATTACGCGAAATCAAACTTTTGAAGTTGCTCTCCCATAAGAACATCCTACAGCTCGTAGACATGGCTGTGGAGCATCCTCAGAGAGCTAGTAAGTCGCTTATGCTCAACTACCCGTCTCGCCAGCAGCAATTCCTGACCCGGATTGTCACAGGCGACAAGCGAAAACGGCCAATCATGTACATGGCAACTCCGTACATGGACCATGATCTATCCGGTCTCCTTGATAATCCCTCTGTTCACTTCACTGAACCCCAGATCAAATGCTACATGCTGCAGCTTCTCGAAGGGTTGCGATACCTGCACGAAAACCATATACTGCATAGGGATATGAAGGCCGCCAACCTTTTAATCAACAACAAGGGCATTCTCCAGATTGCCGACTTTGGTCTGGCGAGACACTATGAAGGGCCAACGCCGAAGCCGGGCCACGGCGCCGGTGAGGGTAAAAGAGAATATACCGGTTTGGTCGTCACTAGATGGTACCGACCCCCCGAACTTTTGCTTCATCTGAAGAAATACACGACCGCAATCGACGTCTGGGGTGTTGG CTGCGTCTTTGGCGAAATGCTTGTTGGAAAGCCAATTTTGGCTGGCGAGAGCGACACTCACCAACTTGACATCATTTGGGATCTGATGGGATCGCCCACACCGGACAACATGCCTCTGTTTAACACGCTTCCGGGCGCCGAAGCTGTTGTGCCGCGCCCGCGACCTGGCAGTTTGTCTAGCAGGTTTAGAGAGCACGGGACGGGTGCCATTTCTTTGCTGAAGGAGCTCCTCAAACTCGATTGGAGAAGTCGCATCAACGCTGGAGACGCCCTCAATCATCCATACTTCAAAATGGCCCCTATGCCAGCCGAGCCGGGCGATCTCCCGACCTTTGAGGACAGTCACGAGCTAGATAGGCGAAAGTTCCATGACCGCCAAGCGAAACTGCCACCTGCACCAAAGGGGGGCACGGTGGGCATGGGTCCCGAGGCGCATGGCGCAAACGCCGGGTTCAACAACGCCGACGCTTACAACAACCGTAACGGTGTGAACGGAACCCGTCACCCTAACATGCCCGGTGGCCACCGCAACGGGGACGAGCGTAGACCAGCTTGGCAGCGAGACAGAGGCTTGCCACCAAGACCGCCTCCACCCGAGTACGTCAACGGCGGCCCTTTGGACCGCGATGCTTTCCGGGACAGAGATCGGGACAGGCGGCCCAGGAGCAGAGGAGGTAGGGCGCCCGACGTGGACACCTACATCCCGAGCTACAGGGACGAAGCCCCTCGACATCGGGAAGAACGTCCTCCGCGCGACCGTCGTCGCAACAGTAGAGATGAACGATGGCATGACAGAGACTGGGATCGCAGAACGAGAAGCCGCAGTCGCTCACCGATCAGAGATCGCGAGCGAGATCGGGACATGTACCGCAGATGA
- a CDS encoding Asparaginase, with amino-acid sequence MAFEPTAERLLPASNYPESRVLIIMTGGTICMQPTADGLQPIGGFLKNAMAPRPSFNDKSSPPVQLEAIKDGQKIVLDSLRTPPSAYSRHIRYGVLEFNPLLDSSSISAEGWTEIAQTIRENYRLFDGFVVLHGTDSLSYTASALSFMLSDLGKPVILTGSQASIFALQSDAVDNLLGSLIIAGTFVIPEVGLFFHHKLFRGNRTSKVSSAAFEAFASPNCEPLAKVNGLGIDVNWPIVLRPTRIAELQVTKHLDTAHVACLRVFPGIRPEMLDSVLRVPDLRGLILETFGMGNAPSGIDGSLTKVIKAAVDRGVIVVNVSQCMSGFVSPVYGPGTELGRAGVIFGLDLTAEAALTKLSYLLAIPKLSPAEVSARMSQSLRGEMTEMALPVFSHPSGSLDSVVARLTASESAFTVLGYAIRNGDVRTVKEILDSDAQRELLKMADYAGNTVVHLAAVGPDIEILRELLTRGASVHARNRANNTPLYLAEKTGKEECVRLLKETGAHLWQEEEAILGSVHASAPAPGGVQK; translated from the exons ATGGCTTTCGAACCCACCGCCGAGCGGCTCCTGCCGGCATCCAACTACCCCGAATCTCGAGTCCTCATTATCATGACGGGCGGAACCATCTGCATGCAGCCAACCGCCGACGGACTTCAGCCCATTGGAGGTTTCCTGAAGAATGCCATGGCCCCGCGCCCCTCGTTCAACGACAAGTCGTCGCCTCCAG TTCAGCttgaggccatcaaggacgGCCAAAAAATAGTGCTCGACAGCTTGAGGACACCGCCAAGTGCCTACTCCCGCCACATTCGCTACGGCGTGTTGGAGTTCAACCCGTTACTTGACTCCAGTTCCATTTCGGCGGAAGGCTGGACCGAGATCGCCCAGACCATCAGAGAGAACTACCGCCTCTTCGACGGTTTTGTCGTTTTGCACGGCACTGACTCTCTGTCGTACACGGCTTCGGCTCTTTCCTTCATGCTTTCTGACCTAGGCAAGCCGGTTATCCTCACTGGCTCTCAGGCCTCCATCTTCGCCCTTCAAtcggacgccgtcgacaaccTCCTGGGCTCGCTCATCATTGCAGGCACATTTGTCATCCCCGAGGTTGGCCTGTTCTTTCACCACAAGCTGTTCCGTGGCAACAGGACCAGCAAGGTttcgtccgccgccttcgaGGCCTTTGCCAGTCCCAACTGCGAGCCTCTGGCCAAGGTCAACGGACTGGGTATCGATGTTAACTGGCCCATCGTGTTGAGACCTACCAGAATCGCCGAGCTTCAGGTCACGAAGCATCTCGACACCGCCCACGTCGCGTGTCTTAGGGTATTCCCCGGCATCCGGCCGGAGATGCTCGACTCGGTCCTGCGCGTTCCCGACCTGCGCGGTCTCATTCTTGAGACCTTCGGCATGGGTAACGCCCCCAGCGGTATTGACGGCAGCTTGACCAAGGTCATCAAAGCGGCCGTCGATcgcggcgtcatcgtcgtcaacgtcAGCCAGTGCATGAGCGGTTTCGTCTCGCCCGTCTACGGCCCCGGAACGGAACTCGGTCGCGCCGGCGTTAttttcggcctcgacctcaccgccgaggcggctctCACCAAGCTATCGTATCTGCTGGCCATTCCGAAACTCTCGCCTGCCGAGGTCAGCGCGCGAATGTCGCAGTCACTGCGCGGCGAAATGACCGAAATGGCACTCCCGGTATTTTCGCATCCATCTGGCTCACTCGACTCGGTCGTAGCCCGGCTAACGGCGTCAGAATCGGCATTTACCGTCCTCGGTTACGCCATACGAAACGGCGATGTCCGGACGGTGAAGGAGATCCTGGACAGCGACGCGCAGCGCGAGCTCCTGAAGATGGCTGACTACGCCGGCAACACTGTCGTTcacctggccgccgtcgggcCCGATATCGAGATCCTGCGCGAGCTACTGACGAGGGGCGCCAGCGTGCATGCGCGGAACCGCGCCAACAACACACCGCTTTACCTCGCTGAGAAGACTGGCAAGGAGGAGTGCGTGCGTCTGTTAAAGGAGACGGGAGCGCATTTGTggcaggaagaggaggctaTTCTGGGTTCTGTTCACGCatctgcacctgcacctggAGGAGTTCAAAAGTAG
- a CDS encoding Rhomboid family membrane protein translates to MSGSTQPAGSSPALPQTPPLVHNTAIAASIICPLIMLIPPRRIDWRFFMLTTGFSASTNQLAYDWTGQSIYQRVQSRFARMFPTALPEQAQRTKQLLREERMRREGLTEEQMRAIEYKKRNLAQRLWYGSEPEDWDAKRGAEHAKALAEGKGLGDLIVEQVSEVWSSAKKEEGKEGKDDNGDKKA, encoded by the coding sequence ATGTCCGGCTCAACACAGCCCGCGGGATCCTCTCCGGCCCTCCCGCAGACACCTCCCCTCGTACACAACACGGCCATTGCGGCGTCGATAATCTGCCCGCTCATTATGCTGATCCCCCCGCGGCGCATCGACTGGCGCTTCTTCATGCTTACGacgggcttctcggcctcgacgaacCAGCTCGCCTACGACTGGACGGGCCAGTCCATCTACCAGCGCGTGCAGTCGCGCTTCGCGCGCATGTTCCCCACGGCCCTGCCCGAGCAGGCCCAACGAACCAAGCAGCTCCTCCGCGAGGAGCGCATGCGCCGCGAGGGGCTGACGGAGGAGCAGATGCGCGCTATTGAGTACAAGAAGCGTAACCTCGCGCAGCGGCTCTGGTACGGCAGCGAGCCCGAGGACTGGGACGCCAAGAGAGGCGCCGAGCATGCTAAGGCGCTGGCGGAGGGCAAGGGGCTGGGCGACCTGATCGTGGAGCAGGTTTCCGAGGTCTGGAGCAGTgcgaagaaggaggaaggcaaagagggcaaggacgacaacggcgaTAAGAAGGCCTGA
- a CDS encoding Rhomboid-like protein, translating to MASNDYYHVNKPPAAASPSPAPYYGGGVYNNIPSTSSTPAPPYSSIPNAPGASQPPPRQNTVSPFESVFDDHVYPVDSTQDGFRHNSHTQSPHNMNSMNVEPQRMNTMNTVDTAYGGHGQTPYNPHDMHQPNPYAQQDTAYYSQSSISPDASRQNVADDIPLQSRQPTQPHKDVEMNDNDHVYDAPQGSRRSKSRRDKKKVGFGQLGMFGADRKGIPWVVYIFTLVQVAVFIAEIVKNAQLTGSPIMTKPSFNPMIGPSTYVMINMGARYVACMHNVKGIQDLGQPITWPCPNSTSNDAANPSNQCGLSDLCGFGGVPEPTYTDINQSPEPNQWFRFITPIFLHAGLIHIGFNLLLQMTIGKEMEIAIGSIRFFLVYVSAGIFGNVMGANYAGVMAASTGASGALFGVIALTLLDLLYSWKDRRSPVKDLMFILLDIVISFVLGLLPGLDNFAHIGGFLMGLALGVCVLHSPNSLRRKMGAEDPSYASMQLNPNQGPPHFLKNPVGFFKGRKPLWWAWWLVRAGFLLTVVIVFIVLLNNFYIYHNTCSWCKYLSCIPVNNWCELDNFKITSS from the exons ATGGCCTCCAACGACTACTACCATGTCAACAAACCGCCCGCGGCAGCGTCTCCTTCGCCTGCTCCCTACTACGGCGGGGGGGTGTACAACAACATCCCTTCCACCAGTTCCACGCCCGCCCCTCCCTATAGCTCAATACCAAACGCGCCCGGTGCCAGCCAACCACCACCGCGCCAGAACACCGTATCTCCCTTTGAGAGCGTCTTTGACGACCACGTCTACCCAGTAGATTCGACCCAGGACGGGTTTCGACACAACAGCCACACCCAGAGCCCCCATAACATGAACAGTATGAACGTGGAGCCCCAGCGCATGAACACGATGAACACGGTAGACACCGCCTACGGTGGCCACGGCCAAACGCCCTACAACCCGCACGACATGCATCAACCAAATCCCTACGCGCAGCAGGACACGGCCTACTACAGTCAATCTTCCATCTCCCCTGATGCCAGCAGACAGAACGTAGCCGACGATATTCCCCTGCAGAGCCGGCAGCCAACGCAGCCGCACAAGGACGTGGAAATGAACGACAACGACCACGTGTACGATGCACCCCAGGGTTCCCGACGGTCCAAGAGCCGgcgcgacaagaagaaggtcgGCTTTGGCCAGCTCGGCATGTTTGGCGCCGACAGGAAGGGTATTCCGTGGGTGGTCTACATTTTCACATTGGTCCAGGTTGCAGTCTTCATAGCTGAAATCGTCAAGAATG CCCAACTGACGGGTTCTCCCATCATGACGAAGCCCTCCTTCAACCCCATGATCGGACCTTCGACGTACGTAATGATCAACATGGGCGCTCGCTACGTCGCCTGCATGCACAATGTCAAGGGCATCCAAGATTTGGGTCAGCCCATAACCTGGCCTTGCCCGAACTCGACCTCGAACGATGCCGCCAACCCCTCGAATCAGTGCGGTCTGAGCGATTTGTGCGGCTTTGGCGGTGTGCCCGAGCCTACGTACACCGACATCAACCAGTCGCCGGAGCCTAATCAGTGGTTCCGCTTCATCACGCCCATATTCTTGCATGCGGGCCTCATCCATATCGGCTTCAACCTGCTTCTGCAGATGACCATAGGGAAAGAGATGGAGATAGCCATCGGTTCGATTCGATTCTTCTTGGTCTACGTGAGCGCCGGTATCTTCGGCAATGTCATGGGAGCGAACTACGCCGGCGTCATGGCGGCATCAACAGGTGCTTCAGGTGCGCTGTTTGGTGTTATTGCCCTCACTCTGCTCGATCTTTTGTATTCCTGGAAGGACCGACGCAGCCCCGTTAAGGATCTGATGTTCATCCTGCTGGACATTGTCATTTCCTTCGTCCTGGGGCTCCTGCCAGGTCTCGACAACTTCGCCCATATTGGCGGTTTCTTGATGGGCCTGGCGCTTGGCGTCTGTGTCTTGCATTCCCCTAACTCGTTGAGACGGAAAATGGGAGCCGAAGACCCGTCGTACGCTTCAATGCAGCTTAACCCTAACCAGGGCCCGCCTCACTTCTTGAAGAACCCGGTCGGGTTCTTTAAAGGTCGGAAGCCGCTCTGGTGGGCATGGTGGTTGGTCAGAGCCGGCTTTTTGCTGACCGTCGTCATTGTCTTCATCGTCTTGCTCAACAACTTCTACATCTACCACAACACTTGCAGCTGGTGCAAATACCTCAGCTGCATT CCTGTCAACAACTGGTGTGAACTCGACAATTTTAAAATTACTTCATCTTAA